One window of the Paenibacillus beijingensis genome contains the following:
- a CDS encoding sensor histidine kinase, with protein sequence MKANTAALILMLFAVPVAGEINFHPFQDPFRFSLATSVFLFFLLWIQRVPPLLSGLLVGIDVVAFRIGWQFIYTGDVSFAELFQLHYPAFFYYLTYAALFQFMKLNQLPYRPLRVGVLSIVSEFIANGVELSFRQSFSLNTPELYAIGTLLLTAVIRTFFVLGFFNIIQLRQSIVNEELQRKEKERILLLVSDLYEESVQLQKTLRDSEEITRECYDLYRGLQNAGSSDEIEHFAQKALRISGQVHDIKKDNQRILAGLSKMIAEQSSADYMNPKDVGHLIVRTNEKYAAVLGKQLQINLHVEEALPPVHVYTMLSLLNNLVANAVEAIRCDGTINISVRRLNEMIEFRVSDNGPGIPLKKRKLIFAPGYTSKYDDSGQPSTGMGLYYIQEVVKSLQGQFELQDDGETGETVFMIQLPVDKIVGKG encoded by the coding sequence TTGAAAGCGAATACAGCTGCGTTAATTCTTATGCTGTTTGCCGTACCTGTTGCCGGAGAAATCAATTTCCATCCTTTTCAAGACCCATTCAGGTTCAGTCTGGCCACATCGGTATTTTTGTTTTTTTTATTATGGATTCAAAGGGTTCCCCCCTTATTATCCGGTCTTCTGGTCGGCATCGATGTGGTTGCGTTTCGCATCGGCTGGCAGTTCATTTACACGGGAGATGTTTCGTTTGCGGAGCTTTTTCAACTGCATTATCCAGCCTTTTTTTATTACCTGACTTACGCTGCTTTGTTTCAGTTCATGAAATTGAATCAGCTCCCGTACCGGCCGCTGCGGGTCGGAGTTCTCAGCATCGTCTCCGAATTTATCGCAAATGGGGTCGAGCTCTCTTTCCGCCAGTCCTTCAGTTTGAACACGCCGGAGCTCTATGCCATCGGTACGCTGCTATTAACCGCGGTCATCCGAACCTTTTTTGTTCTCGGTTTTTTTAATATCATTCAATTGCGCCAGTCGATCGTGAACGAAGAACTGCAGCGGAAAGAAAAAGAACGCATCCTTCTGCTCGTTTCAGATTTATACGAAGAGTCCGTACAGCTGCAAAAAACGCTGCGAGATTCGGAAGAAATAACGAGAGAATGCTATGATTTGTACCGCGGCCTGCAAAATGCCGGCTCATCCGACGAAATTGAACATTTTGCCCAGAAAGCGCTGCGAATTTCCGGACAAGTCCATGATATAAAAAAAGATAATCAGCGTATTTTGGCGGGACTATCGAAAATGATCGCCGAACAGAGCTCTGCGGACTATATGAATCCGAAAGATGTCGGGCATCTGATTGTCCGAACGAATGAAAAATATGCTGCCGTCTTGGGCAAACAGCTCCAGATTAATTTGCATGTGGAAGAGGCGCTGCCTCCCGTGCATGTATATACGATGCTGTCCTTGTTGAACAATTTGGTCGCCAATGCGGTAGAAGCGATCCGCTGCGACGGGACAATCAACATCTCTGTCCGCCGCTTGAACGAAATGATTGAATTTCGCGTCAGCGACAACGGACCCGGCATCCCCCTCAAGAAACGGAAGCTTATTTTCGCGCCGGGATATACTTCAAAGTATGATGATTCAGGACAACCTTCTACCGGAATGGGATTGTATTACATTCAGGAGGTCGTGAAAAGCCTTCAAGGGCAATTTGAATTACAGGATGACGGCGAAACCGGCGAAACGGTCTTTATGATCCAACTGCCTGTCGATAAGATTGTCGGGAAGGGATGA
- a CDS encoding response regulator yields the protein MRFFIVDDDQGVRSMIADIIEEEGLGKVVGETDDGSNINGDLLELKKVDILLIDMLMPVRDGIQTVRALGSRFQGKIIMISQIESKNMIGEAYSLGIEYYITKPVNRLEILAVIRKVEERLRLQKSISIIQQTLQGIQIEKPQESQEPPVTENKIVTSGHFLLSELGMIGEAGSNDFLDMLAYLHQKESESVEFPAAFPSLKEIFINIAAKKLGSSAAAAELNKEIKASEQRVRRAIFQTITHVASLGLTDYSHPKFENYASKFFDFTEIRKRMLELQNDLEPSQSQVRINTKKFVQVLYLEAKRG from the coding sequence ATGCGGTTTTTTATTGTCGATGACGATCAAGGAGTCCGTTCCATGATCGCGGATATTATTGAAGAGGAAGGTCTCGGGAAAGTTGTCGGGGAAACGGATGACGGTTCTAATATAAACGGAGATCTGCTGGAGCTGAAAAAAGTCGATATTCTGCTGATCGATATGCTGATGCCGGTTCGGGACGGAATTCAGACCGTGCGGGCATTAGGATCGCGGTTTCAAGGAAAAATTATTATGATCTCCCAGATCGAATCGAAAAATATGATTGGCGAAGCCTACTCGCTCGGAATCGAGTATTATATTACGAAACCCGTCAACCGGCTTGAGATTTTGGCGGTCATTCGCAAGGTAGAAGAACGATTGAGGCTGCAAAAATCGATCTCCATTATTCAGCAGACGTTACAAGGAATTCAAATCGAGAAGCCGCAGGAGAGCCAGGAGCCGCCGGTTACGGAAAATAAAATCGTTACGTCCGGTCATTTTCTTTTGTCTGAGCTTGGGATGATCGGGGAAGCGGGCAGCAATGATTTCTTGGATATGCTGGCTTATCTGCACCAAAAAGAATCCGAATCGGTTGAATTTCCGGCGGCCTTCCCTTCCCTGAAGGAAATATTTATCAATATCGCCGCAAAAAAGCTGGGAAGCTCCGCAGCAGCCGCGGAACTGAACAAGGAGATCAAAGCGTCGGAGCAGCGGGTACGCAGGGCCATTTTTCAAACGATAACGCACGTTGCATCTCTAGGCCTTACCGATTATTCCCATCCAAAGTTTGAAAATTACGCTTCGAAATTTTTCGACTTCACCGAAATTCGCAAACGGATGCTGGAATTGCAAAACGATCTGGAGCCGTCGCAATCCCAGGTTCGGATCAATACGAAAAAATTTGTACAGGTGCTTTATTTGGAAGCGAAACGAGGATAA
- a CDS encoding MFS transporter produces MEEEIRQQNGEKLIRILMMTLTLSVISAFMFNIVLPQIRDEFDLTTSEVSWMSSAYTLIYAIGSVTYGKLADRYRLKNLLTFGLLLFAFGSLIGLFSQTFGMVLFGRCLQAMGAAVVPATAMLIPVRYFAPERRGAAIGTATVGMALGNALAPVIAAFVVSVTNWRWLFALPLLILLTLPFYRKYLDDEQGRPVKMDWIGGGLLAVTVAMLLLSVTNGTWSFAACGLLTLALFIARTRSADEPFIEPRLFRNRRYTLGLSIVFLVSGIGFSLVFLTPQLLAQVHELPPERIGFAMVPAAIAMALLGKTTGTMADSRGHVYVFYLASGSLIASFGLLSTFTAISPFIIAVFLIFGNVGQSSMLIAMSKSISTTLPKEHTGVGMGIFSLLNFISSAMAAGLYSRMVDLGSDFRLNPVYFYTGGVVFSNIYFVLAALHVAILVFYYFQFGRERERVSGHLVVNRSKQG; encoded by the coding sequence ATGGAAGAGGAAATCCGGCAGCAAAACGGAGAGAAGCTGATTCGAATCCTGATGATGACGCTCACACTGTCCGTGATCAGCGCATTTATGTTCAATATTGTACTTCCCCAGATTCGGGACGAATTTGATCTGACGACATCGGAGGTCAGTTGGATGTCTTCCGCTTATACGCTGATCTACGCGATCGGTAGCGTGACGTACGGGAAGCTGGCGGATCGTTACAGGCTTAAGAACCTGCTTACGTTCGGGCTGCTGCTCTTTGCTTTCGGTTCACTGATCGGTTTGTTCTCTCAAACCTTTGGAATGGTTCTATTCGGCAGGTGCTTGCAGGCTATGGGGGCGGCCGTAGTCCCCGCAACCGCCATGCTCATTCCCGTGCGTTACTTCGCTCCGGAGCGCAGAGGCGCCGCGATCGGCACCGCAACGGTAGGCATGGCTCTTGGCAATGCTCTTGCTCCCGTTATCGCAGCTTTTGTCGTCAGTGTCACAAATTGGCGCTGGTTATTTGCTCTGCCGCTTCTTATTTTGCTTACACTGCCTTTTTACCGAAAGTATTTGGATGACGAACAAGGCCGGCCCGTTAAAATGGACTGGATTGGCGGAGGGTTGTTAGCTGTAACGGTGGCCATGCTGCTGCTTAGTGTGACAAACGGAACGTGGTCGTTTGCGGCCTGCGGCTTGCTGACACTGGCGTTATTCATCGCCCGCACTCGCTCCGCGGACGAACCGTTCATCGAGCCCCGGCTTTTCAGGAACAGAAGGTATACGCTCGGTTTATCGATCGTTTTTCTCGTAAGCGGAATCGGGTTCTCGCTAGTATTCCTTACTCCGCAGCTTCTCGCCCAAGTCCATGAACTGCCGCCCGAACGAATCGGCTTTGCCATGGTTCCGGCAGCGATCGCGATGGCCTTACTCGGGAAGACAACCGGCACAATGGCCGACTCGCGGGGGCACGTTTATGTATTTTATTTGGCGTCGGGATCGTTAATCGCCAGTTTTGGGCTGCTTTCAACCTTTACCGCCATTTCACCCTTTATCATTGCTGTATTTCTGATCTTCGGCAATGTCGGTCAATCCTCCATGCTCATTGCAATGTCCAAATCGATTTCGACGACATTGCCGAAGGAACACACAGGAGTCGGCATGGGGATATTCTCGCTGCTGAATTTCATTTCGTCCGCAATGGCTGCCGGCCTGTACAGCAGGATGGTGGATCTCGGTTCCGATTTCCGCTTGAACCCGGTATACTTCTACACGGGCGGTGTTGTATTCAGCAATATTTATTTCGTCCTTGCTGCACTGCATGTCGCCATTCTGGTGTTTTATTACTTCCAGTTCGGGCGGGAAAGAGAGCGGGTCTCCGGTCATTTGGTTGTAAATCGAAGCAAACAGGGATGA
- a CDS encoding TetR/AcrR family transcriptional regulator, protein MEGGSIIVINQLSSSDKLLSAAIELMAEKGYHGVTTREIAAAAGLNEVTLFRQFGSKQKLLEAAFERYHYTEEMIKLFNEKLEWELHTDLLLISRTYHDIMNRNRKMIQIGIKEGNNLPGFHERARRGPQQLKTLLTAYFTAMVEKGRLIRTNPELQALSFMWMNYGAFVSSLGADETFPGVPMEDFIEESVRLFARALTP, encoded by the coding sequence TTGGAAGGAGGATCAATTATCGTTATTAACCAATTGAGCAGCAGCGATAAGCTGCTGTCGGCGGCGATCGAACTGATGGCGGAAAAAGGCTATCACGGCGTTACGACCAGAGAAATCGCGGCCGCAGCCGGGCTGAACGAAGTGACGCTGTTTCGTCAATTCGGCAGCAAGCAGAAGCTTCTTGAAGCTGCATTTGAACGCTATCATTACACGGAAGAGATGATCAAGCTATTTAACGAGAAGCTCGAGTGGGAGCTGCATACGGATTTACTTCTGATCAGCCGCACGTATCACGACATCATGAACCGCAATCGGAAGATGATCCAGATCGGCATTAAGGAAGGCAACAACCTCCCCGGATTTCATGAGCGGGCAAGACGGGGGCCGCAGCAATTGAAAACATTGCTGACGGCATATTTTACAGCGATGGTTGAGAAAGGAAGATTGATCCGGACGAACCCGGAACTGCAGGCGTTGTCCTTCATGTGGATGAATTACGGCGCATTCGTAAGCAGCCTGGGTGCCGACGAAACATTTCCGGGCGTGCCGATGGAAGACTTTATTGAAGAGAGCGTGCGGCTGTTTGCTAGGGCATTAACGCCCTAG
- a CDS encoding PLP-dependent aminotransferase family protein, giving the protein MTSRDSGHLFRQVYEYILTGIERGEWKAHHKLPSIRQLADQFQIHRLTVFRAYQMLKQDGKAYVKEKAGYYVSPGDPKEEAPEYAGSRPIAASVLLKNDLSEIQRLPVVYQFSQALIDPNLLPNLYLSEYVKKVFDTYPKLMGSYSPVEGDEELRQVLCRYLAKHSRIQLTEGEMLITTGATQAIDLLSRTFIRPLDVILVERPTYSAALDNFRQQGCRILPVEIHPDGYDLERVEMLMKQFKPRFFYMNPTFHNPTGYTVPSSQRKRLVELAEEYRCLLIEDDAFHEMYFEEPPPQPLFSYDSEGWVVYLRSFSKYMAPGLRICAVAGRRSVIEPLVTAKSLTDNGTPLVNQKIFLHYFESARMQQHLDKLRIALQIRKDIMEEELAAAGWNWVSPKGGLNLWVHLPKTIDMKALLAESIRQSVSFVPGAICDPLMEMQSSLRLCYSFVNEGQLREGIKRLVNIAHLSP; this is encoded by the coding sequence ATGACATCCAGGGATTCCGGCCATCTATTCAGGCAAGTATACGAGTACATCCTTACCGGAATCGAGCGCGGAGAGTGGAAAGCCCATCATAAACTCCCCTCTATTCGTCAGCTTGCCGATCAATTTCAAATTCATCGGCTGACGGTTTTTCGGGCCTATCAAATGTTGAAACAGGACGGAAAAGCCTATGTAAAAGAGAAAGCGGGTTATTACGTAAGCCCCGGCGATCCGAAAGAGGAAGCGCCGGAGTATGCGGGGAGCCGTCCGATTGCCGCTTCTGTTCTGCTGAAAAACGATTTGTCCGAAATCCAGCGGCTGCCGGTCGTTTATCAATTTTCGCAAGCGCTGATTGATCCGAACCTGTTGCCGAATCTATATCTGTCCGAATATGTCAAGAAGGTATTCGATACCTACCCGAAATTAATGGGAAGCTACTCTCCCGTAGAGGGGGATGAGGAGCTTCGCCAAGTTCTTTGCCGGTACTTGGCGAAGCATTCCCGAATTCAGCTGACGGAGGGCGAGATGCTGATTACGACCGGGGCGACACAGGCGATCGACTTGCTTTCCCGCACGTTTATCAGGCCGCTCGATGTTATATTGGTGGAACGGCCGACGTATAGTGCGGCGCTGGACAATTTCCGGCAGCAGGGCTGCCGGATTCTTCCGGTTGAGATTCATCCGGACGGTTATGACCTCGAAAGGGTCGAAATGTTAATGAAACAGTTCAAGCCGCGCTTCTTTTATATGAATCCTACCTTTCATAATCCGACCGGTTATACCGTTCCTTCTTCGCAGCGCAAGCGGCTGGTCGAATTGGCCGAGGAGTACCGGTGTCTCTTGATTGAAGACGATGCGTTCCACGAGATGTATTTCGAAGAGCCGCCTCCGCAACCTTTATTTAGTTACGATTCCGAGGGGTGGGTCGTGTACCTCAGAAGCTTCAGCAAATATATGGCGCCCGGATTGCGGATTTGCGCCGTTGCAGGCCGGCGGTCCGTAATCGAGCCGCTCGTAACCGCCAAATCGTTAACGGACAACGGTACGCCGCTCGTTAATCAAAAAATCTTTTTGCATTACTTTGAATCGGCACGGATGCAGCAGCACTTGGATAAGCTGCGCATCGCTCTGCAAATTCGCAAAGACATTATGGAGGAGGAATTGGCCGCTGCCGGATGGAATTGGGTCAGTCCCAAAGGCGGTCTTAACCTGTGGGTTCATTTGCCCAAAACGATTGATATGAAAGCGCTGCTGGCGGAGAGCATTCGGCAATCCGTCTCCTTCGTGCCAGGTGCCATCTGTGATCCGCTTATGGAGATGCAATCTTCCCTCCGTTTATGTTATTCCTTTGTCAATGAAGGGCAATTGCGGGAAGGGATTAAACGGCTTGTGAATATCGCACATCTATCCCCTTGA
- a CDS encoding DMT family transporter, whose translation MIIFNYLLVCTIFGTTFLAIKIGVDASAPPFFSAGIRFFIAGLLLFVWSVWRKKAAFALLLRKEMLLTGIGLTFGTFSALYFAEQYVSSGIAAVLSATGPLIILILQSVVLRQQSTVTSAIGCIIGFAGVILLLLPTLTVAAGGWQVVGSIAILIGELFYASGALYSKKVIQRYPQSSPIALNATQMMYGGLLLLLLSAFTEHVQMTSLLSTSALGSLLYLIVIGSMIGHSLFYWLISKTNPVFPSTWLYVSPLIALVIGVLFYRETVTWVMALGAATIIAGTILANLDSLKQLVRKPRATVSSAAKGSFSLHKR comes from the coding sequence ATGATTATTTTTAATTACTTGCTTGTATGCACCATTTTCGGCACAACCTTCCTGGCCATTAAGATCGGTGTCGATGCCTCCGCACCGCCATTCTTCTCGGCAGGGATACGATTTTTCATCGCCGGGCTGCTTCTGTTTGTTTGGTCGGTGTGGAGAAAAAAAGCCGCCTTCGCTTTACTGCTGCGCAAAGAAATGCTGCTTACCGGAATCGGGCTGACGTTTGGCACGTTCTCGGCTTTATACTTTGCCGAACAATATGTTTCCTCCGGCATCGCCGCCGTGTTATCGGCAACGGGACCGCTCATCATTCTGATTTTGCAGAGCGTTGTGCTGCGGCAGCAATCAACGGTTACCTCCGCCATCGGCTGCATCATCGGATTTGCAGGCGTTATATTGCTGCTGCTTCCCACTCTTACCGTTGCAGCCGGCGGATGGCAGGTCGTCGGAAGCATCGCGATTCTGATCGGCGAGCTTTTCTATGCTTCAGGCGCTTTATACTCCAAAAAGGTGATTCAACGCTACCCTCAGTCATCGCCGATCGCGTTGAATGCCACCCAAATGATGTACGGAGGGCTGCTGCTGCTCCTTCTGTCGGCGTTTACTGAACACGTGCAGATGACGAGCTTGCTCTCGACGAGCGCGCTCGGTTCGCTTCTTTATTTAATCGTCATCGGCTCCATGATCGGCCACAGCCTCTTTTATTGGCTCATCTCGAAAACAAATCCCGTCTTTCCGTCGACCTGGCTCTACGTTTCGCCGCTTATTGCCCTTGTGATCGGAGTGCTGTTTTACCGCGAAACGGTCACCTGGGTGATGGCGCTCGGAGCTGCAACGATTATCGCCGGAACGATATTGGCGAACCTGGACAGCCTGAAGCAGCTGGTCCGCAAGCCAAGAGCGACCGTTTCCAGCGCTGCTAAAGGATCGTTTTCTCTTCACAAACGGTAA
- a CDS encoding alanine racemase, with the protein MRRFEDHGITVPIKHASNSAAAIQYPEMHLDMIRAGIALYRLYPSPVIRHPIINSIIQGINRSVNPLIIDG; encoded by the coding sequence ATCCGACGATTTGAAGATCACGGCATCACTGTTCCCATTAAGCATGCCAGCAACAGTGCAGCGGCGATCCAGTATCCCGAAATGCATCTGGATATGATTCGGGCTGGCATCGCCCTATATAGGCTTTATCCATCTCCCGTCATTCGGCATCCAATAATCAATTCGATTATCCAAGGGATAAATCGGTCTGTTAATCCTCTTATAATCGACGGTTGA
- a CDS encoding M81 family metallopeptidase gives MRVAIGQIEHETNTFSNVKTTVNHFHEWDQGQQIIERHLGVKDFLGGMIDQCNQLGVEIVPAFSAFAQPSGIITKETYEILKNELVASIQNAGELDGICFYLHGAGIAEGIDDVEGSLLEAIREVVGYEIPIVATLDLHANVTQKMIQESNALIGDNYYPHTDSYDRAIEAISLLVQIIQGTVHPVMNLVKLPLLIPATTTYKSPAKDINEICWEWEKAPDIIDCTFFHGFSRSDVPDAGVSVLTISNDNLDLAKQVSEHVARIIWRKRDEFQSVYPTPEQGIKQALTLEGRPIVINEYSDNPGGGGPGDGTHLLKAMIEQNAPNTCFGFICDPEVADKAHKAGIGSTIDVKLGGKTDSLHGEPLLIKGYVKCLSDGKIIQSSPMWQGLKHNLGKSARLQVGNVDIIVCSIKMQTFDEQVFLLHGIDVTKYKIVALKSANHFRAYYESVAKEIITVDSPGLTTGKLSTVDYKRINRPIYPLDNRIDYWMPNDGRWIKPI, from the coding sequence ATGAGAGTTGCAATTGGTCAAATTGAACATGAAACGAATACTTTTTCAAACGTAAAAACTACGGTTAATCATTTTCATGAATGGGACCAGGGTCAACAGATCATTGAAAGGCATCTTGGTGTGAAAGACTTTCTAGGCGGGATGATAGATCAATGCAACCAACTAGGGGTTGAAATAGTACCTGCCTTTTCGGCTTTTGCTCAACCCTCAGGTATTATTACGAAAGAAACGTATGAAATATTGAAAAATGAACTTGTTGCCAGCATACAAAATGCGGGCGAACTTGATGGAATATGTTTTTACTTGCATGGAGCTGGGATCGCTGAAGGTATTGACGATGTAGAAGGAAGTCTATTGGAAGCCATACGTGAGGTTGTGGGATATGAGATTCCTATTGTCGCAACCCTGGATCTTCATGCGAATGTTACACAGAAAATGATTCAGGAATCGAACGCCCTTATTGGCGATAATTATTATCCCCATACGGATTCTTATGATAGGGCTATCGAAGCGATCAGCTTACTTGTACAAATCATTCAGGGCACGGTTCATCCCGTAATGAACCTGGTTAAATTGCCTTTGTTGATTCCCGCAACTACGACTTATAAATCCCCGGCTAAAGATATCAATGAAATTTGTTGGGAATGGGAGAAGGCGCCGGATATTATAGATTGTACTTTCTTCCATGGGTTTTCTCGTTCTGATGTACCGGATGCGGGCGTTTCTGTTTTGACGATCTCAAATGATAATCTGGACTTGGCCAAACAAGTAAGTGAGCATGTTGCTCGAATCATATGGAGAAAAAGGGATGAATTTCAATCCGTCTATCCGACACCGGAACAAGGGATTAAACAGGCATTAACGCTTGAGGGACGTCCGATTGTCATTAATGAATATTCGGATAATCCCGGTGGAGGAGGTCCTGGGGACGGTACACACCTGTTGAAGGCAATGATTGAACAAAATGCTCCAAATACCTGCTTCGGTTTTATTTGCGACCCGGAAGTGGCGGACAAGGCTCATAAAGCAGGTATCGGTTCTACTATTGATGTGAAACTGGGAGGAAAAACGGATTCCTTGCATGGCGAACCTTTGTTAATTAAAGGCTACGTTAAATGTCTCTCAGATGGAAAAATTATCCAATCATCACCTATGTGGCAAGGCCTCAAACATAATTTAGGGAAATCAGCCAGACTTCAAGTAGGCAATGTCGATATCATCGTTTGTTCAATCAAAATGCAAACTTTTGATGAGCAGGTTTTCCTCTTGCATGGAATTGATGTAACAAAATATAAGATCGTTGCGTTAAAGTCCGCCAATCATTTCCGGGCTTATTATGAGTCCGTTGCAAAGGAGATTATTACGGTTGATTCACCTGGATTGACCACAGGCAAACTGTCAACCGTCGATTATAAGAGGATTAACAGACCGATTTATCCCTTGGATAATCGAATTGATTATTGGATGCCGAATGACGGGAGATGGATAAAGCCTATATAG
- a CDS encoding ABC transporter ATP-binding protein, which produces MNELIQIQQVQKRYGKGKKTVTAVQEANLSILQGEAFGLVGESGSGKSTIGKMLIGLEDPTSGNISYLGSPLWKKGRFQNPRAGEIQIVFQDPQSSLDPRMTVRDIILEPLYALSRSERQARGGPSRLHSLMKRVGLKEEHLSRYPHEFSGGQRQRIAIARALITDPSFIVLDEPTSALDVSVQAQVLNLLKELKKERNLTYLFISHNMAVIRYMCDRVAVMSRGEIVETGPSRSLFENPNHLYTRTLLSSLPSILDSCIDTGKGG; this is translated from the coding sequence ATGAATGAGCTTATACAAATTCAGCAAGTCCAAAAGAGGTATGGCAAAGGGAAGAAGACGGTAACAGCCGTTCAGGAGGCCAATCTGAGCATCCTTCAAGGAGAAGCGTTCGGACTCGTGGGAGAATCCGGTTCCGGGAAAAGCACGATCGGCAAGATGCTGATCGGCCTGGAAGATCCGACAAGCGGAAACATCTCTTATCTAGGCAGCCCTTTATGGAAAAAAGGGCGATTTCAAAATCCGCGCGCCGGAGAAATTCAGATCGTTTTCCAAGACCCGCAATCTTCACTTGACCCTAGAATGACGGTAAGAGATATTATTCTTGAGCCATTGTACGCACTTTCCCGAAGCGAACGCCAAGCAAGGGGGGGGCCGTCCAGGCTTCATTCCTTGATGAAACGGGTTGGATTGAAAGAAGAACACCTCTCGCGATACCCGCATGAATTCAGCGGCGGTCAAAGACAACGGATTGCGATCGCCCGCGCGCTCATTACGGATCCTTCTTTTATCGTTCTAGACGAACCTACTTCGGCTCTTGACGTCTCGGTTCAAGCCCAAGTGTTAAATTTGCTCAAAGAATTAAAAAAAGAACGGAATTTAACCTATTTATTCATTTCCCATAATATGGCCGTCATCCGTTATATGTGCGATCGGGTGGCTGTCATGTCCAGAGGGGAGATTGTGGAAACAGGTCCTTCCCGATCATTGTTCGAAAATCCGAATCATCTTTATACTCGAACGCTGCTATCTTCTCTCCCAAGCATCCTTGACTCGTGTATCGATACTGGTAAAGGGGGTTGA
- a CDS encoding ABC transporter ATP-binding protein has translation MLLEINNLSVEFQGIRGTVKALQNVSYSIQKGEIVGVVGESGSGKSVTALSILGLLEKNATITGGEIRYAGRNVLTLNKKEIQALRGKEIGMVFQEPMTALHPTMTVGSQLAEVIKRHRGLSRKEAYRKAVEALEEVHIHAPEVVARKYPFELSGGMRQRVVIALAMAAPPNLLIADESTTALDVTIQHEILKMMKELSDKRGTSILFITHDLGVVSRMCHRIVVMYAGEVVETGITSEVLRSPKHPYTRALLSALPDLADPDEPLLAIGGEVPDLRNRPKGCSFASRCIQAVDRCRVQKPILERRTADQSVACWLEREGSHE, from the coding sequence ATGCTGCTCGAAATCAACAATCTTTCTGTGGAATTTCAAGGAATCCGGGGTACGGTCAAGGCATTGCAAAACGTTAGCTATTCCATTCAAAAAGGCGAAATCGTCGGCGTCGTGGGGGAGTCGGGTTCCGGGAAATCGGTTACGGCATTATCGATTCTTGGCCTGCTGGAGAAGAACGCTACGATCACGGGCGGCGAAATCAGATATGCCGGAAGAAACGTCCTTACCCTCAACAAAAAGGAAATACAGGCGCTTCGGGGGAAAGAGATCGGCATGGTCTTTCAGGAACCGATGACAGCCCTTCATCCTACGATGACGGTGGGTAGCCAATTGGCGGAAGTCATCAAGAGACATCGGGGCTTGTCCAGGAAAGAGGCGTACCGGAAAGCCGTAGAGGCTTTGGAAGAAGTCCATATCCACGCCCCGGAGGTCGTGGCCCGCAAATATCCGTTTGAATTAAGCGGCGGGATGAGACAGCGGGTGGTGATTGCGCTTGCGATGGCGGCTCCACCTAATCTGCTCATTGCCGACGAGTCGACCACAGCTTTAGATGTCACGATTCAACACGAGATTCTGAAGATGATGAAAGAACTCTCAGATAAACGCGGAACATCGATTCTGTTCATTACGCATGATTTAGGCGTCGTCTCCCGAATGTGCCATCGTATTGTGGTCATGTATGCGGGAGAAGTCGTGGAGACAGGTATCACATCGGAGGTTCTTCGCTCCCCGAAGCATCCATATACAAGGGCATTGCTGAGCGCCCTTCCAGATTTGGCAGATCCGGACGAGCCTTTGCTCGCCATTGGCGGAGAGGTGCCCGATTTGCGCAATCGTCCGAAGGGCTGCAGCTTCGCGTCGCGTTGCATTCAGGCCGTTGATAGGTGCCGGGTTCAAAAGCCTATATTGGAACGGCGAACGGCCGATCAGTCGGTCGCATGTTGGTTGGAAAGGGAAGGAAGCCATGAATGA